The Devosia sp. SD17-2 genome includes a region encoding these proteins:
- a CDS encoding carboxylesterase family protein, with amino-acid sequence MTRIHVPGGEIEGFVEHGNYCFLGVPYAAPCTPERRFEAPQAVEPWDGVRDATRHGSVCPQTPTYGPVGKGATSNLTQGEDFLTLNVRTPDLTGKAPVLVWVHGGGYAVGSANEPNVQSGAFASSGIVEVTINYRLGALGFLHLEGKPDNRGLLDLLAGLKWVQANIARFGGDPARVSFGGRSAGGFAIAAVMAMPEAKDLFARAIPQSGASTAIASMEDAQKLTNRMCAALGTDEAGILTAPIDALLIAQRDLCNESYEHHDFDRDGSAAMLGVPFVPVIDGASLLEHPDTAAAAGRTTQVPMMIGTTTSEYLTHATILPADLTFEAVAALMHERVRHLGKTGADMVATYRAALPDHSPYGIWRAIGGDLVFHNPTTQFARLHSRHQPVYKYLFGRIEADELGAAHGGEVGHVWYRDGMDITGLRDFQAIDSLEAAREVHAVWRDFIAGVDDKSAWPEYSEQNPVVLRLGDGPARVEGDLFGQRLDLWGPDQFAG; translated from the coding sequence ATGACGCGCATTCACGTCCCTGGCGGCGAAATCGAAGGCTTTGTCGAACACGGCAATTACTGTTTTCTCGGCGTTCCGTATGCGGCCCCGTGCACGCCCGAACGCCGCTTTGAAGCTCCACAAGCTGTCGAACCGTGGGATGGCGTCCGAGACGCCACCCGCCACGGCAGCGTCTGCCCACAGACCCCCACCTATGGCCCCGTAGGCAAGGGGGCGACTTCCAACCTGACCCAGGGCGAGGATTTCCTCACCCTGAACGTGCGCACGCCCGACCTCACTGGCAAAGCGCCCGTTCTGGTCTGGGTGCACGGCGGCGGCTATGCCGTCGGTTCGGCCAATGAGCCGAATGTCCAGTCCGGTGCCTTTGCCTCAAGCGGCATTGTGGAAGTCACAATCAACTACCGCCTCGGCGCGCTCGGCTTCCTCCATCTCGAAGGCAAGCCCGACAATCGCGGCTTGCTCGATCTGCTGGCCGGGCTCAAATGGGTGCAGGCGAACATCGCCCGTTTCGGCGGCGATCCCGCCCGCGTCAGCTTCGGTGGCCGCTCGGCCGGTGGCTTTGCCATCGCCGCCGTCATGGCGATGCCCGAGGCCAAGGACCTCTTTGCCCGCGCCATTCCCCAGAGCGGCGCCAGCACTGCCATCGCCTCGATGGAGGACGCGCAAAAGCTCACCAACCGGATGTGCGCCGCCCTCGGCACCGATGAAGCCGGTATTCTCACCGCGCCAATCGACGCCCTGCTCATCGCCCAGCGCGATCTCTGCAACGAAAGCTACGAGCACCACGATTTCGACCGCGACGGCTCCGCCGCCATGCTCGGCGTGCCCTTCGTCCCGGTGATCGACGGCGCCTCTCTCCTCGAACATCCTGACACCGCTGCCGCCGCCGGTCGCACCACCCAGGTGCCCATGATGATCGGCACCACCACCTCCGAATATCTCACCCACGCGACCATTCTGCCCGCCGACCTCACCTTCGAGGCCGTCGCGGCCCTGATGCATGAGCGTGTTCGTCACCTCGGCAAGACCGGCGCTGACATGGTCGCGACCTATCGCGCCGCCCTGCCCGATCATTCCCCCTACGGCATCTGGCGCGCCATCGGTGGCGACCTCGTCTTCCACAATCCGACGACGCAGTTCGCCCGTCTCCATTCCCGTCACCAGCCGGTCTACAAATATCTCTTCGGCCGCATCGAAGCCGACGAGCTCGGCGCCGCCCACGGCGGCGAAGTTGGCCACGTCTGGTACCGCGACGGCATGGACATCACGGGCCTCCGCGATTTCCAGGCCATCGACAGCCTCGAAGCGGCACGCGAGGTCCACGCCGTCTGGCGCGATTTCATCGCCGGAGTGGACGACAAATCAGCCTGGCCAGAATATTCTGAACAAAACCCGGTCGTGCTGCGCCTCGGCGATGGCCCGGCTCGGGTGGAGGGGGACCTGTTCGGACAACGCCTTGATCTGTGGGGTCCGGACCAATTCGCAGGGTAA
- a CDS encoding ABC transporter permease, translating to MDKTSPLAAFAWRGLITLLYIFLLAPIIIVFVVSFDTRKYLAFPPESWSFGSYIAVLQNEAFISAFWRSLGLGAIVGIGAVAIGTLLSMALTRHKFRGEGAVNFLVIAPFIVPNIVLAVGLVLVLAAFKLLDSYIGIFIAHLGVTIPYTVRTVTMSLMAVDRRVEEAALVHGASPLQVFWRVTLPLIRPGIIAGGVIAFLISFDETTISLFIVSVKTSTLPTEIYRYLEYSTDPQIAALSVVLILISVAVVVLVEKLIGLRKAV from the coding sequence ATGGACAAGACCTCACCACTGGCCGCATTCGCCTGGCGCGGCCTCATCACCCTCCTCTATATTTTCCTTCTGGCGCCGATCATCATCGTGTTCGTGGTGTCCTTCGACACCCGCAAATATCTGGCCTTCCCGCCGGAAAGCTGGTCCTTCGGCTCCTATATTGCGGTGTTGCAGAACGAGGCCTTCATCTCCGCCTTCTGGCGCAGCCTCGGGCTCGGCGCCATCGTCGGCATCGGCGCTGTCGCCATCGGCACGCTTTTGTCCATGGCCCTCACCCGCCACAAGTTCCGGGGTGAAGGCGCGGTGAACTTCCTCGTCATCGCGCCCTTCATTGTGCCCAACATCGTGCTGGCGGTCGGTTTGGTTCTGGTGCTCGCCGCCTTCAAGCTGCTCGACAGCTATATCGGCATCTTCATCGCCCATCTTGGCGTCACCATCCCCTACACGGTCCGGACAGTGACGATGAGCCTGATGGCGGTAGACCGCCGCGTCGAGGAAGCAGCCCTCGTGCATGGTGCCTCCCCGCTCCAGGTCTTCTGGCGCGTGACCCTGCCATTGATCCGTCCGGGCATCATTGCCGGCGGCGTCATCGCCTTTCTTATCTCTTTTGATGAGACGACGATCTCGCTCTTCATCGTCTCGGTCAAAACCTCGACCCTGCCGACCGAAATCTACCGCTACCTCGAATACTCCACCGATCCGCAGATCGCGGCCCTCTCGGTGGTGCTCATTCTCATCTCCGTGGCCGTGGTGGTCCTAGTCGAAAAGCTGATCGGCCTGCGCAAGGCCGTGTGA
- a CDS encoding ABC transporter permease: protein MTAVEKKTSRTLLLVLLVPGLLALGISFVAPMLWLLRASFSTSALGGGDDWTPDKYSEILTDPFYWRVAGNTLNYGLTVAVFAVILSYPIALFLARSTSKYRGILTALAIAPLLTSSVVRTYGWMVILGDRGVINSTLQWLTLTDAPIRLSNNQLGATIAMIEILMPYAILAMLSGFGRLNSQLEEAATMLGANRFKVFTRIILPLSLPGVITAALLVFVLAISGFITPRLMGGGRVFVLGTEVFQEATVTLNWPLAAALAVMLLVLFSSVIVVYRRALRALEA, encoded by the coding sequence GTGACGGCAGTCGAGAAAAAGACCAGTCGCACCCTGCTGCTGGTGCTGTTGGTGCCGGGCCTCCTGGCCCTCGGCATCAGCTTTGTCGCGCCCATGCTCTGGCTCCTGCGCGCCTCCTTCTCCACCTCCGCGCTGGGCGGCGGAGACGATTGGACGCCGGATAAATATTCGGAAATCCTCACCGACCCCTTCTATTGGCGCGTCGCCGGAAACACCCTCAACTACGGCCTGACAGTCGCGGTTTTCGCGGTCATCCTCTCCTATCCGATCGCCCTGTTCCTCGCGCGTTCGACCAGCAAATATCGCGGCATCCTCACCGCCCTCGCCATCGCCCCGCTCCTCACCTCGAGCGTTGTGCGTACCTATGGCTGGATGGTGATCCTCGGCGATCGCGGCGTCATCAATTCGACCCTTCAGTGGCTGACCCTCACCGACGCGCCGATCCGGCTGAGCAACAACCAGCTCGGCGCCACCATCGCGATGATCGAAATTCTCATGCCCTATGCGATCCTCGCCATGCTCTCGGGTTTCGGTCGGCTCAATTCCCAGCTTGAAGAGGCTGCCACCATGCTCGGGGCCAATCGCTTCAAGGTGTTCACCCGCATCATCCTGCCGCTGAGCCTTCCCGGCGTCATCACGGCGGCGCTGCTGGTCTTCGTGCTCGCCATTTCCGGCTTCATCACTCCGCGCCTCATGGGCGGTGGCCGCGTCTTCGTGCTCGGCACCGAAGTCTTCCAGGAAGCCACAGTGACCCTCAACTGGCCGCTCGCCGCCGCGCTCGCCGTCATGCTGCTCGTGCTCTTCAGCTCGGTGATCGTCGTCTATCGCCGCGCCCTGCGTGCCCTGGAGGCCTGA
- a CDS encoding ABC transporter ATP-binding protein, whose protein sequence is MSNKHVTVEQLVKTYPGSSAPSIDHVDFDLEKGEMLALLGPSGCGKTTILRMVAGLITPTSGHIWLNGQDMARIPVHKRNMGMVFQSYALFPHMSVAENVAFGLEMRGVPRADRAERVERALDLVKLAGYGSRRITQLSGGQQQRCAIARSLVIEPNLLLLDEPLSNLDAKLRDEMRDEIRSIQNRTGVTAIFVTHDQDEALSMADRLAVMSAGKIEQIGTPRQIFDYPATEFVANFIGAGNFFTGRPTGARTAEVEGLGTITVGQDIPAGQDARLLVRPHRFTLDAQGPNSFSGTVTHLVYRGETLTLDVEVGPRTLKVDLPTHAGALPERGQTVTLSVSPADITLIGAQQ, encoded by the coding sequence ATGTCGAACAAGCACGTCACCGTCGAACAACTGGTGAAGACCTACCCCGGCAGCAGCGCGCCGTCCATTGATCACGTCGATTTCGATCTCGAGAAGGGCGAAATGCTCGCCCTTCTCGGCCCCTCCGGCTGCGGCAAGACCACCATCCTGCGCATGGTTGCCGGCCTCATTACGCCGACCTCCGGCCACATCTGGCTCAATGGCCAGGACATGGCCCGGATCCCCGTGCACAAGCGCAATATGGGCATGGTGTTCCAGTCCTACGCCCTGTTCCCCCATATGAGCGTGGCTGAAAACGTCGCCTTTGGCCTCGAGATGCGCGGCGTTCCGCGCGCCGATCGTGCCGAGCGCGTCGAACGCGCCCTCGATCTCGTGAAACTTGCCGGTTACGGCTCGCGTCGCATCACCCAGCTGTCCGGCGGCCAGCAGCAGCGCTGCGCCATCGCCCGCTCGCTGGTCATCGAACCCAATCTCCTGCTGCTCGACGAACCGCTCTCCAACCTCGACGCCAAGCTGCGCGATGAGATGCGCGACGAAATCCGCTCGATCCAGAACCGCACCGGCGTCACCGCCATCTTCGTCACTCATGATCAGGACGAAGCCCTCTCCATGGCCGATCGCCTCGCCGTCATGTCGGCCGGCAAGATCGAGCAGATCGGCACGCCCCGCCAAATCTTCGACTATCCGGCCACCGAATTCGTCGCCAACTTCATCGGCGCCGGCAATTTCTTCACGGGCCGTCCCACCGGGGCGCGCACCGCCGAGGTCGAAGGTCTCGGCACCATCACGGTCGGCCAGGATATTCCGGCAGGCCAGGATGCCCGCCTCCTCGTCCGCCCCCACCGGTTCACCCTCGACGCCCAGGGCCCAAACAGCTTCTCGGGCACCGTCACCCACCTCGTCTATCGCGGCGAAACCCTGACGCTGGACGTTGAAGTCGGCCCCCGCACCCTCAAGGTCGATCTGCCCACCCATGCCGGCGCCCTGCCAGAGCGTGGCCAGACCGTCACCCTCAGCGTCTCGCCCGCAGACATCACCCTCATCGGAGCGCAGCAGTGA